The sequence TTTCTTCTGGGTCTCTGGATAGGGCTGTAGTGCTCTAACGGTATGCTGCTATCAATAAGCATTGGATTTCATTGCACTATTTGTGCTTTGATCTGTGGTATTGCACACTTTGTTTTATCAGTTAGTAtgttcatcttcatcttctatGTAATTGTGAAAATCCTATGTTTCTGTCATGCTTCTTACATTGGCACATGATTTCTATTAGAAGTTTAAGGCTAGTCTCTCATTTATGTTAaggctttttcttttattctgtGTCCCTTTCTGTAcctttttttaaatgtttagAAGTTACATTGCAGCCAGACCAAATTCTGTACCTCTTTCTAAATGTTTAGAAGTTATGTTGCAGCCAAACCAACTGGATATTGAAgtatttattatctttaggTGATTGCAGATGAGCTTTTGGTGCATAAGTCATTGAGGGAGTACTTTATGTTGATTGATTCTGCATCTTTAAAAAGTGAAATGCTATTCAACATCCAATTCAGTCATGGTAATATTGGAAGTGTGTTAGAGGTTGTTTGTGCTCATTTTGTTCTGTCAGTTTCCAGTGAGCAAGGGTCTATAAATTTCATCAACAGATTATTTTGGTGCCATAGGGAGGACCTAAGAACTCCAGAAATCAGCTTTCCAGCATCCTTGTCCTTGCTTCTCAACCCTGTTGTGCTTTCTGCTCCAAAAATGTTTCAGgcatatttgattttattggtttCTGAAGCAATTGGTATTTGCACATCCTCTGAGAATATGATGCTAGATGTTCAATTAATGGACTGGCACTCAACAGCATTTGAAAGGTCTGTCATTCTGTACAACAGACATATGTCTAGTTTTCATCCTAATAGCCATCATTTGGCTCGTAatggttcttttctcaaactaACTATGGATGGGAGTAGTCCACTGAACTTCAAATCGTTCCTTCTGCAAGCAACGGTGGACAAAGTATATCATCTTATTGCCACGTCCAAAAGTTCTTGGGATTCATATCTTAGTAAAATGTCCTGTAGAACAAACTCTGACCTGGTGGCTTCCTCTATTGCGTATGTGAAGGAGAACATATGTAGTTTTGATGAATCCTATAAAGATgagattttatcaatattaaattgCATAATACTGGGATCTTCATCTGATGATACATGCAATACTTTATTTCTTAAAGGGGAAACAAGCTTTCAAGACATATATCTTCTTGCTTCTATACTGAAGTTAATGAGTAGCTCAATGTTACAAGCTATACAGTACATGAGGTTTTTTGGAATTTCAGGTTGCCAGAAATCCTCAACAGATTTTTCTTCCTCTAAGGAATATAATTACCTAGTGCATATTCTTGGTTGTTTTCAACAGTTTAGTATCCATCTACCCATTCAGAACTTCTTAAATGAAATGATGCAATCTCATTCTGCAAGGCATAAGGATTCCAAGTGGATGCTTTTGCATCTTTCAGGCTTGCTTTCATTAAGTTATGCTAGTGGGATTGATTTCTTAGTTAAGGGATGCTTATTTACAATGATGATGCTGTTGAATTTGTTTATCATTGAAGAGGGTGATCTCAGCGCACTACGGTCATTATGTGGTTCTAGATCAAAATCTTATTCATCTAAATCACCTGATAATGTTGAAGAGGTAATCTTGGTTCTTATCTTTAtggatttttcaattttatcattgCTGTGCTTCCAAtctattaaaacttttaacaATTTTGTAGGTCATGGTGGTAAGAAAATCTACCGAActaatttcttcaaaatttcAGAAGATTCAGGATACGTACCTgaggtaaaataaaatttttctctTCTCGTTTATTCTTCCAATGCTTTGGGcaatgaattttgaaattgGATTACTTATACTGGCACCTTGAGGCTTATAGTACTGGGTTCTTAGGGCAACAAAATATTGCATTATCTGTAGAATTATGCTCTGCCATATTTCTTTCATGTGCAATATggtcttaattaatttaatgccCCAGGCCAGGGTCATTTCGTTCTGCAGTCTTTTCCACTTCTAATTGTTTCTGTGGTGTATAGCCTATCGCTAGCAAAATCAGCAACATCCTGTGGTAgtcttagcttttcaattcTCTTTGGTtgctcttaataaccactgCCAGTAAATTTGTTGAGATTCTGACAAaggttttcttctatttttttcttgtctaTTTCTCTTTTAGCTTCAAAATATTTCTCTGTTCTTTTTTCACCCTTGataatttagattattatGAAGTATAAGGAGAATGGATATTTATTGGTTGTACTATGTATAGACTTAATCGTCTGGTATTCATATCTGCTAGTCAATCTGAGGTCATCTTGCATAGGTTTCATGTTTAGATTTGGTTTTGATAGTGATCACTTTTTCTTATTCACATGTGCAATTTAAATACTTTACAAACCAATGAAGAGCAGTCTGTGtaaatattttcatacttCTCCATTTGACTTTTGGGCCATGGCTTTAATTGTGAAAGTGTGGCAGGGTTGGTATTGGTTTTCTTTCATATCGTATAAATGCACAAGTAGTTGAAACAAGAAATTGAATGTCTAAAATCCTGTGTTGCCGTTTTAAGAACTACTAAACAACGAAGGtaatagttttcttttatgataaaaaactAGTTTACTAATATGGTAAAAACTAGTTTACTATTAtgattgtttttattaattggaCAGCTACTCTGTTATCATTGGTGTTGGTGTTTGCTCAGCtagtttctattttatttctaaattatgcTGACCTTCTCTTGCATTATATGGAGGACTAGCTTGTTTTGGCTCTGACTATGTTAGCAATCATTTTTAAGATAAAGTGTTGACTGATAAAGGCAGATTACCACATTTCCAAGAGTGTCTTCATTTATTTGTTGTAGAAATACACATTCATTTGGCTAGGCTCATCTTGTTAAAGTAAAAGAACCATAAATTTCAAAGGAGATTAAAGATATATGTTTAAGATGAAAAGCAATTTGGCTTTGACCATTGTATTATAAATGCAGTAAATCTGATGCTTATATGCCAGTGTTTTTATAGTGGGAATAAGCCTTTCATGCATCTTTACATGTTGGAGGTATCATGATTGGCAAAAGAGGGTATGCCATTTATGTTGATATTTCATCTCtttgaatataaaaacatGACTTTACAACATCTAGGAATCAGCATAACAAATAGGAAATGGAAGTTGTAACTGTTCATTTTCTGCTTCAGTATGATTTTTGGTACATGTGATGAAGCCAATAAATAAAGAGGATAGAGCCTGTGACAAAACTGCAAGTTGCTTATGTGAAATCGTGTTTGAGACAGtgagaagagaaaaaagaaaaaggactaAACAACACTGTTATTGTGAAATAATTGCCATAGTATTCATGTTGGCGGTTGTCCTCCTGAAGAGGAATGTATTATAATACACAGGAGTAGTTTAAACCACTGTATTTCAAGTTTTTGAATTTAGATAAACTGCTTTTGGATAGAAATGAACAATACAGTTCaacaaattaatatgataCATTTCATTGTTCTAGAAGTGATTTTCTGGTTGTAGGGGCTTTTGTGGTTCTCTATCAACAATGTTTGTATGGTTTTATTAAtggaaactttttttttatgggaACTTCCCATTTCTAGAAAACATTGAAttgattattagaatttttccatttttgttTCAAGTACTAGTACCTCTGAATCTGCAAGTTCAGGGAACATCATATACTAAAAGAGTATGTATTTGGTCAATTACTGTTGATATACTATTTACTTAGTTTCCTCATGGTGTTAATTGTTCATCTCGTTGCATCAAGAAACTCTTGCTATATGTTCGATTGAGGTTAGTTTTAAAAGtccactttttctttttaccatAATCAAGATGGTAACCTGTatgtcctttttcttttttcctttattttcagAACACGATCGCATGTGGTTTCtgacaaaagaaaacaagacaACCAAGCAGAAACTTCAGAATATTCCTGCGTCTTGAATGGCCTGGATTCTGCTGTCACTGTAGCCAGCAATACTGAGGAAATCTGTAACGGCGAGATGTTCTTGAAATGTATATTAGGAAAAAACTCCAAAGAGCCTGATTTTGATGATTTAGCTGACTTCGTTGCATGCAAACCGGGGAAGGACTACTCAGACTGGTTGAAGGGTCGAGAGAAATTAAGACAACGGAAATATAAGAAGATGATAAAGTTGAgatggaagaaaaagaagtcggCATGGAATTCTATGAGGTGATGTTAAAAAACCATCTTATATGTTTCAAATGTAACTCCGCATAGATGTTGTATAATGAATTCTATGAGATGATGTTAAAAAACTATCTTATATGTTTCAAATGTAACTCCGCATAGATGTTGTATAATGAATTAGCATATGTAAGCTTGGTAGCAGTATCCCTTTGTAAATCCTTTACTGATGTTAACATTATGATGCTCTTGTGCACATATAAGTTGGAAGTTCTTTATTTATCTCTAAAATTCCTCAACAGTACACTACTACTAATAGAGGGGCTTTGGGTCAATGGTTAAAATAGTGCTGGTATGCTTGATGAGTTCTGCTCTTTTGAATGAGGTTGAAGTTCTGCTGCTCGGATCGCTTGAAATGTACCAACTAATGAACCGGTTCTTACTTAGTGATGTATAACTTGCTTAAACTTGAATTTGGATGAGATACTCTACTTATTCAACTTAAACAGAAAACATTAGTAGTCTACTTTGGCATTGCGcgtttgttattattattattttgattataaatatttttaatttctaaagtctaaattagattttttattttaaatatatttttatatatgaaatttaactaatactaaatcaaatacatataataacAATTCAATGAAAGGTATAATTGCTGCTTCTTCCGAGTCTCGAGGAATCGAGGAAATCACAGTTATGGTTGCAaataattaaaccaaaaatcgttttttaaaatcaatttagaccaagttaaaataaaaaattaagtttacaGGTGAAATTGGAAGATTTGAAAGTTTAAGGATTAAATTGCAAAACAATTTGAGGATTGCCTACATAGAGCTAATTGGCTCTGCGTACAGGCGAATTGACTGTACATAGTCCCGATTGGCTCTAATTCCGGAATTTAACATCATTTTgagatatttttccttttaaaatgtcaaaaataataaaaagacatcttctagaaggttttattgataattattcgaatttttaatatttgtcaTGATTTATTcaacatttatcaatatttatcgTCCAACACTTTTGATAagtctaaaaatatatattttattattgataattatcaaaCCACTAAAGAACGTATATCTAGATTTCTAGAGTTTTCTCTGCTcttctctataaatagaaaaggaaatcctAAGCTAGGGGGTTGGCAATTATCAACAGAGAACGACCTAGGAGAACCTAGAATAggctattaattaataaaattgaaaataaggatacacaaataaggaagttagcTTCTAGATCTATCTCTAGATGTGGCGAAGCTTCTTACGAAATCTAGTACGTCACTCAACTAGTAAAAGTGTCATGGAGGGTGGCGATTCCCTTTCTTCGCTAGTCTATGTGACTAATTAGCGTGTTCTCGAtaaggttgaaaagccttgcagtgccGTAGTCGCTAGAAACACTTGAGTGCGCACCCAAAACTGCCGCCCACAGTGACGACTCCACTAGGataagagaagttgattccAATGTGTTAGATGTATGTTCTAAAAGCCAATTGGACCTTTTGCTTTTTGGTTCATacattatgatattattatgtaatgaatATCCTTTTATTTAATGGCAGTTGTCTATCATTCATTTttgtagtaatataattattgaatgagtctaataatatatattaaagactCCATTCTCCAGAGTTGAGAGTATGAGTGACGGATgatctttagaataaatattataaaatagtgcTTGGTTGTAGGATTAAACATTGGACATCTTTAATCCGAAAGACCAACATAATGCGTTTAACCCTATGATTAGTATGAgatactaatatttataggatGTTGAGTCTCATGCAATTTAGTATGAGTTATTAAGTTAATCATTATAGGTCATTTGTGAGACGAGTGTACTGAACATGActtgaagaaataataaatcacatggatgatttacttaagtcagtgtgtaacacccggaatttttatatatttaataatgagtttttatttaagttaattttagcttcattattattgggtttaatttgaaatgatttaatgaaaaatttaatattaatcaaataaataagttattttctatacccaattagtttgaaattttaagaaattattcaagtaaattatttgagaaatgattatattttggttattcaaattttttttccaaatgcatatttatataagtaaaattatatattggaaaattttggaagaaattataaaggatgttttaataaaagaattttgggaaaattggtattataattgattagtagtattaaattttaagttggaatttgattatttaatttaattgtgtgttaggactaaattggaaatttattttggaataaggattgaaagtataatgttatttttatggggttttaatggaaatttgtgagcttggtatttttgtaaataaatatgtcggtcaggggtatttttataattgtgtattttcaataattcggttttggcccaaattaaatagttaagggcttaattgaaaggctaaaaagaagtttgggggtcaaattggaattctgcgggatgaaattgtaagtaattaagaaagatgagggaccaagttgtaataaggaaaagttcgggggcctaatgtcgatattgaaagaaatggaatcggggagagagaaagtagagagagagagagagagagagtgcggcgccgggagagagagagagggataATGCATCTTATGCATCAATCTAGCTTACTATTTTGAAGCCATATAGAATTTCATTTGGGTTGAAAAAGATAAGAGAGCGGTAGACTGGAGAGGGTACCAGTTTCACTAAAGATTTAGTCTGTGTTAGATTGTCTCGTAAGACCAAGGAGTCAACCTTCTTTGGTTGAGATCGAAGCCCCGATCGAGATTGAAATGGCCAATGAAAGAGCTAATGAGCAAGATATTGAGATCCTCAAGAACGTTATTATCGATGACTTAAGAGGTGTGATTCTGGAAGAGCTCCAATAACTTTTGGCAGGAATGGCTCCGAACCAAGCCCCACCGACTGCTCCTATTGCTTCGGTTGCACCTGTGATAGCTAATCCCCCTACTGTAATTGATGTAGTTACTATTGCTGCTAAAACTGTCACTACTACTGCTGCTGCTAGTGTTGATGACGGGCCTTCCCAGTTCGGCTTGAACTTCCTTTTTAGGTCGAATGCGGTAGTTCTTGTATGCTTTAATACTAGATCATCATCTCTGATCTTTTCTAGCTTTAAATGCCCTAACTATCCTTTTCTGATACAACTGCATGTGGTATAGGGCTTTCATCCTTTTCTCGTCAACCAAAGCCAATTATTGGTATCTTTGCTCAATCCACTAGTATTCTGGTATCTCACCCTCCAATAGAAACTCTCAAAGACTTCAACTCTAACTCAACTTGCAAAACTGTTTCAGTCCCATAAACCATAAAGTATGGTGTTTGCCCAATCGATGTTCGCTCGGTTGTTTGATATCCCCAAAGTGCAAAGGATAATCGAAACGACCAGTCCTTGTGATTCCACACCTAAGTGTAAAGTATTTTCTTCAGATTCTTGTTGGCTACTTATATCACTTAATTCGCTTGAGGTCTATACATAGAAGATCTATGATGCTCAATCTTGTACTCTACTACCAGCTTCGTTGTCTCACTCATGAACCGTACCACATTATCCGTCACGACGTGGTGTGGGACCCCGTGTCTACAGATTAGGTTCCTTCCTATAAATCTGGCCATCTACCTTGCCCTCATGGTGGTGAATGACTCAGCTTCGACCAATTTTGTGAGGTAGTTAATTGCTACAACTATAAGCCTGTGACCATTTGAAGGAGGCTTTATTTCTCTGATGATGTCAATCCCCGAAGTTGCTAAAGGCTAAGGAGATGTCAAGTTGTACAGCTCAGTTGGAGGCACATGACTAAAGTCACTGTATAGTTGGCATTCAGGGCATCTACTCACTAGCGCTATGCAATCTTTCTCCAGTATTAACTAGTAATAAAATTGCTGCATGATCTTCCTAGTTAACACTATGGCTCGCATACTCCTTTATGCATTTCCTCCATTACTACCTGAGCTTCTGCTTTAGTCACATATCAGAGCTATACACCCGATGCCATTCTTCTATATAGAACTTCTTCATGGTTGATGTAGTTCCTGGCTTGAATATGTAGAGCGTACCTTTCTTTAGCTGTCGCTTTTTCTAGATACTCATGATGGTAAATGACTCGGCTTCAACCCATTTGGAGAAGCAGTCAATTACTATGACTATGTACCTGTGACCATTCGAAGGAAGCTTTATTTCTTCGATGGTGTCAATCCCCTAAGCTACAAAAGGCCGAGAGATGTCAAGTTCTACAGTTCGGTTGGAGGCAAGTGACTTAAGTCACTCTATAGTTGGCATTTACAACATCTCCTCACTAGTGCTATGCAATTTTTCTCCATTGTTAACTAGTAATAACACTGCTGCATGATCTTCTTAGTTAATACTATGCGGCTCATATGAGGCTCGTATACTCCTTTATGCATTTCCTCCATCACTACATGAGCTTCTACTTTAGTCACACATCGGAGTTGTACACCCGAGACTGTTCTCCTATACAGAACTCCATCGTTGATGATGTAGTTCCTAGCTTGAATCCGTAGAGCGTACCTTTCCTTAGCTGTCGCTTCTTCTGGATACTCCCTGCTTTCTATGAATTTCTTTAGATAGTAGAACCATGGCTTCTCTTCTGGTCTTATATGAACTTGCATTATCTGATCCCATTGATAATAAGGCGCACCTGATTTTATAATCACCAAAGGCTTCATCAAAAGATGTGAGGGATTAACCTGCATAGACGACAGAGTGGCTAGTGCATTCGCCATCTCATTCTTATCCTGAGGCAAGTATACAAAGGAGCACTTGGAGAAGTCGCATACTAAAGTCCTGAGATAGTTGACATATGACTTCaacctctcttcttttacCTCCCATTCCTCGAGGGCTTGTTGGATTACCAGCATGGAGCTCCCATAGACCATCAAATGCTTAGCTCCTGGTACCATGACCTCTTCTAATCTGAATAAACACGCTTCATATCTTGCCATGTTATTAGTCACTTCAAAGTCAAATCTCTTGGCCATTGGCAGCATCTCCCCTTCTAGCGTGATCAGAACTATTCATAAACCTACACCTCTTGCATTCACGGCTCCATTGAAGTACATCTTCCATTTCTGGATCTCGATCGCCTCTAGATTCTCATCAAGAAATTTGAGATCCCAAGGGTCGTCTCCTTCAATCGTGTTCTGGGCTAGAAATTCACCTACAACTCTATCCTTGACTACCTTCTTGGTGACTTACTATATGTCAAATTCCATAAGGAGCACCAACCATTTAGCCGGCTTTTCTATAAGAGATGGAGTTTCAAATAGGTACTTCAGAgggtctatttttgaaattgcttACACCTTATAAGACTGAAAGTAGTGTCTCAACTTCCTTATAGCCCATATCATAACTAAGCATGTCTTTTCCACAAGGTTGTACTTCGACTCGTAAGACAGTAACTTCTTACTAAGATAATAGACTGCATTCTCTATATCATTAGGTCCACACTACGTTACCATTGCCCCCAAAGCTTCACCAAGGCCAAGTAAAGGATTAGCGGCTTGCCATCCTTCGACAGCTTGAGTATCGGCGGCTTCATCAGATACTCTTTGATTCTTTCGAAGGCCTTCTAACAAAGTTCATCCCATATAATGGGCTGAAGTCGATGGCCATGTCTGCCTAAATCACGTTGGCTCAGTCTCGAAATCACTGTCTGCCTAAATCTCTTTGGCCTTAGTGTCTTGAACTTCATTCTCATCCTTGAGCTATACTAGATGTTGATGGCCATGACTGACTTCTTTTCCCATTCTTTCCAGACCTTTAAGAGACAAGGCTCATAAGTGGCTTGATCATCATCTGATCGATATCCTTAATTCGAATATCAATCGAAGGTGGCCTCGAATATCAGACTTTGAAGTCATATTTGCCCGAGGGCTACCCAAGCAAGTCTTCACTCTCATATCGAGGAAGTTGCTCAACCTCCCATTCTCCATAGTTGATTAAGTTCTGAATCTCACGCTTGAGACGGTTGCACTGGTGCGTTACATGCCTGAAAGCCTGGTGATGTTCACAATAATGACCATTGTAAGGCTTAGGACTGTCTTTTGGCGATTGGGGCTTAAGCTTCCTACTCCATTTCAAGTGTTGGAACACCATGGATAGTGGTGCCGCCAACTCGG comes from Ricinus communis isolate WT05 ecotype wild-type chromosome 5, ASM1957865v1, whole genome shotgun sequence and encodes:
- the LOC107262156 gene encoding uncharacterized protein LOC107262156, with the protein product MAKRFDFEVTNNMARYEACLFRLEEVMVPGAKHLMVYGSSMLVIQQALEEWEVKEERLKSYVNYLRTLVCDFSKCSFVYLPQDKNEMANALATLSSMQVNPSHLLMKPLVIIKSGAPYYQWDQIMQVHIRPEEKPWFYYLKKFIESREYPEEATAKERYALRIQARNYIINDGVLYRRTVSGVQLRCVTKVEAHVVMEEMHKGVYEPHMSRIVLTKKIMQQCYY
- the LOC8269754 gene encoding uncharacterized protein LOC8269754; translation: MGAGKKKRHALTRKTHSQSHMHTLMSSIQYLEGLNPANLKKLYAMLLHLSLNKSTLSCSNCESGDVELDKCGVKLVKEIYDLSDVLFKELEWRFKELFSALHDVSATWGSGNSKLTTYIWAKSEELMLLLRCCMSMLDLIEFNHNLLMEKGKLLLSVLRRLFSFELSGGGGADGNEKASTAFKRFVSVECPYVSGDCTTSVIEEFVASKSSSEPSDSCCTLLCAVLEVIADELLVHKSLREYFMLIDSASLKSEMLFNIQFSHGNIGSVLEVVCAHFVLSVSSEQGSINFINRLFWCHREDLRTPEISFPASLSLLLNPVVLSAPKMFQAYLILLVSEAIGICTSSENMMLDVQLMDWHSTAFERSVILYNRHMSSFHPNSHHLARNGSFLKLTMDGSSPLNFKSFLLQATVDKVYHLIATSKSSWDSYLSKMSCRTNSDLVASSIAYVKENICSFDESYKDEILSILNCIILGSSSDDTCNTLFLKGETSFQDIYLLASILKLMSSSMLQAIQYMRFFGISGCQKSSTDFSSSKEYNYLVHILGCFQQFSIHLPIQNFLNEMMQSHSARHKDSKWMLLHLSGLLSLSYASGIDFLVKGCLFTMMMLLNLFIIEEGDLSALRSLCGSRSKSYSSKSPDNVEEVMVVRKSTELISSKFQKIQDTYLRTRSHVVSDKRKQDNQAETSEYSCVLNGLDSAVTVASNTEEICNGEMFLKCILGKNSKEPDFDDLADFVACKPGKDYSDWLKGREKLRQRKYKKMIKLRWKKKKSAWNSMR